A DNA window from Vigna angularis cultivar LongXiaoDou No.4 chromosome 1, ASM1680809v1, whole genome shotgun sequence contains the following coding sequences:
- the LOC108338188 gene encoding uncharacterized protein LOC108338188 — translation MEGLEMEEPAFCTDEGDDDLCNSIISRFGNSSEESHQRLCAVIGAMSQELKDNNKPSSPFAYFCAARLSLDKFTSESNPSSHIIDALLTVLSLAIPRVPRVLLKKESLQEQPLSESLLRVLRSPSASESAIVSGLKCLSHLLIAKESVDWSDVSPLFNVLLGFLTDARPKVRKQSHLCHRDVLLNFQNSSLLASASEGVTGLLERFILLVGGANASTGEGTKEAQQILYILDALKDCLPFLSRKSKTSILNYFKYLLDLHQPLVTRRITDGLSFLCHYPLSEVSPEALLELLNTLARSTESNKMSGDRLTFTARLLDAGMNKVYSLNRQICVVKLPTVFNTLKDILASEHEEAVYAATDALKSMICSCIDESLIKQGVEQISLSENKESRRSAPTIIERICATVESLFDYHYTAVWDRVFQVVSAMFQKLGNQSPYFMRGILKNMEEVQKLPDEDFPFRKQLHECFGAALVAMGPATLLSFVPLNLEAEDLSDANVWLFPILKHYIVGAPLHYFTEEFVVMIKRMREKAQKLEKQGLRVSSRNADAIAYSLWSLLPSFCNYPSDTAKSFMNLEKHLRSKMKEEPDIRGIICTSLRLLIQQNNILDLEHKGYIGEDMAKEQVHYSQQVATDNLYVLKSSAKNWLKDLSEVFLKSTKDDGGCLQCTIGDVSSIADKADVRNLFKEKMVKLYKITQKARKVGSSTNSHSMQIDDASNNLSPSILRAQLLDLAVSLLPGLDAEDIALLFEAIKPAFQDVEGVMQKKAYKVLSIILKSSDSFVSLKFEELLGTMVEILPCHFSAKRHRLDCLYFLVVHVSKSKDNLEHWRDIFLTEIILALKEANKKTRNRAYEILVEIAHAFGDEERGGNRENLNNFFQMVAGHFAGETPHMISAAAKGLARLAYEFSDLVLTALKLLPGTLALLRSNNREIIKANLGFLKVLVAKSQAEGLQTHLKSMVEGLLKWQDNSKNHFKAKVKLLLGMLVSKCGLEAVKAVMPEEHIKLLSNIRKIKERKERNRSVKSEETKSHFSKATTSRQSMWNHTKIFSDFDGDSGNSEAEHLISRGGKASLHPKSSASSFRSNVRLRKNLPEHLSDESDDEPLDLLDRQKTRSALKTSEHLKRKSRLDDEMEVDSEGRLIIREEGERRKKKREDDDFDSRSEPDSHLTAKSGTKGQKRRKTSDSGWAYTGKEYGSKKAGGDVKKKDKLEPYAYWPLDRKMMSRRPQQRAAARKGMASVVKMTKKLEGKSASSALSLQNMKRKRTQNKGNKGNKKAA, via the exons ATGGAAGGCCTTGAAATGGAGGAACCTGCATTTTGCACAGACGAAGGCGACGATGATTTGTGCAATTCAATCATCTCTCGTTTTGGCAACTCATCGGAGGAAAGCCACCAGCGCCTCTGCGCTGTCATCGGCGCCATGTCGCAGGAGCTCAAAGACAACAACAAACCCTCCTCTCCGTTTGCCTACTTCTGTGCTGCACGTCTTTCCCTTGACAAATTCACGTCTGAATCCAATCCCTCCAGCCATATCATCGACGCGCTTCTCACCGTTCTCTCACTTGCCATCCCCCGAGTCCCCCGCGTCCTGTTGAAGAAGGAGAGTCTGCAGGAACAGCCATTGTCGGAGAGCCTTCTGCGAGTTCTCCGATCTCCGTCCGCATCGGAGAGCGCTATTGTTTCCGGATTGAAGTGCCTCTCACATTTGTTGATTGCTAAGGAAAGCGTGGACTGGTCTGACGTGTCTCCCTTATTCAATGTCTTGTTAGGATTCCTTACGGATGCAAGACCAAAG GTCAGAAAGCAATCACATTTGTGTCACCGTGATGTCTTGTTAAACTTTCAAAATTCTTCACTATTGGCGTCTGCAAGCGAGGGAGTCACAGGCCTACTTGAAAGGTTTATATTGCTTGTTGGTGGAGCAAATGCAAGTACTGGTGAAGGAACTAAGGAAGCTCAGCAGATTCTGTATATTCTTGATGCCTTGAAAGATTGTCTTCCTTTTTTGTCACGGAAATCTAAGACCAGCATTCTTAATTACTTCAAATATCTCTTGGATCTGCATCAACCCCTAGTCACAAGGCGCATTACAGATGGTCTGAGTTTTCTCTGTCACTATCCATTGTCAGAAGTTTCCCCTGAAGCGCTACTTGAGTTGTTAAACACATTGGCCCGTTCTACGGAATCAAATAAAATGTCTGGAGACAGATTAACATTTACTGCTCGCTTGCTTGATGCTGGAATGAATAAAGTTTATTCTCTTAACCGACAAATATGTGTTGTCAAGCTTCCCACTGTCTTTAATACCCTTAAAG ATATTTTGGCATCTGAACATGAAGAGGCTGTATATGCAGCCACTGATGCACTCAAGAGCATGATATGTTCTTGTATTGATGAAAGCTTGATTAAACAGGGAGTGGAACAGATCAGTTTGAGTGAAAACAAAGAATCAAGGAGATCAGCACCAACCATCATTGAAAGAATTTGTGCAACTGTTGAGAGCTTGTTTGATTATCACTACACTGCAGTCTGGGATAGAGTATTCCAAGTTGTTTCAGCTATGTTTCAGAAACTAG GAAACCAGTCGCCTTATTTTATGAGAGGGATACTAAAGAACATGGAAGAAGTGCAGAAGCTTCCAGATGAAGATTTTCCATTTAGGAAACAG CTGCACGAATGCTTTGGAGCAGCTCTAGTAGCAATGGGACCTGCAACTCTGTTGTCCTTTGTACCTCTGAATTTGGAAGCTGAAGATTTATCTGATGCAAATGTCTGGCTTTTTCCAATTCTAAAACATTATATTGTTGGTGCACCTTTACATTATTTTACTGAAGAATTTGTGGTAATGATCAAGCGTATGAGGGAGAAGGCTCAAAAg CTTGAGAAGCAAGGATTGAGGGTGTCATCAAGGAATGCAGATGCAATTGCATACTCGTTGTGGTCTTTGCTGCCTTCATTTTGCAATTATCCTTCAGACACTGCTAAAAGTTTCATGAATCTAGAGAAACATTTGCGTAGTAAGATGAAAGAAGAACCTGATATTCGTGGAATAATATGCACTAGCTTGCGACTTCTGATTCAGCAAAACAATATTTTGGATTTAGAACACAAGGGTTATATTGGTGAGGATATGGCCAAAGAACAAGTTCATTATTCACAACAGGTTGCAACAGACAATTTATATGTACTGAAATCATCTGCAAAGAACTGGTTAAAAGATTTATCAGAAGTATTCCTTAAATCTACGAAAGATGATGGTGGTTGTTTGCAG TGTACAATTGGTGATGTTTCTTCTATAGCAGATAAAGCAGACGTAAGGAATTTGTTCAAGGAAAAAATGGTGAAGCTTTATAAAATCACTCAGAAAGCCAGAAAAGTAGGAAGCTCCACAAATTCTCATTCTATGCAGATTGATGATGCATCAAACAATTTGTCTCCATCAATTTTAAG GGCACAGCTTCTTGATTTAGCAGTTTCACTGTTGCCTGGTTTAGATGCTGAAGATATTGCTCTATTATTTGAAGCAATAAAGCCAGCATTTCAG GATGTTGAAGGTGTCATGCAGAAGAAGGCATACAAAGTACTTTCAATCATTCTTaag AGCTCAGATAGTTTTGTTTCATTAAAGTTTGAGGAGCTGCTTGGAACTATGGTTGAAATTCTTCCATGTCATTTTTCTGCCAAACGACATAGACTTGATTGCCTTTATTTCTTGGTTGTTCATGTCTCGAAGTCAAAG GATAACCTGGAGCACTGGCGAGACATTTTCCTTACTGAAATTATACTTGCTCTTAAAGAG GCGAACAAAAAAACCAGGAACAGGGCTTATGAGATTCTTGTTGAAATTGCCCATGCCTTTGGGGATGAGGAGAGAGGTGGAAACAGAGAAaacttgaataatttttttcagaTG GTTGCTGGACACTTTGCTGGTGAAACTCCGCATATGATAAGTGCCGCAGCCAAAGGTTTAGCCCGTTTGGCTTATGAGTTCTCTGACCTTGTTTTAACTGCTTTGAAATTGCTCCCTGGCACACTTGCTCTGTTGCGGAGTAATAATAGAGAGATAATCAAG GCCAATCTTGGTTTTTTAAAGGTATTAGTAGCCAAATCACAAGCTGAAGGGTTGCAAACACACTTGAAAAGCATGGTGGAAGGTCTATTGAAGTGGCAAGACAACTCAAAAAATCATTTCAAGGCAAAG GTTAAACTTCTTTTGGGAATGCTTGTCTCGAAGTGTGGGCTGGAGGCTGTGAAAGCTGTCATGCCTGAAGAGCATATAAAACTTCTCTCCAATATACGCAAG ATCAAGGAGCGGAAAGAGAGAAATCGAAGTGTTAAATCTGAAGAAACTAAATCTCACTTTTCAAAAGCAACTACATCCAG gCAAAGCATGTGGAATCATACAAAGATTTTTTCAGATTTTGATGGGGATAGTGGCAATAGCGAAGCAGAACACTTGATTTCTAGAGGTGGCAAAGCTTCCTTACATCCGAAATCATCAGCATCTTCATTTAG GTCCAATGTCAGGCTGAGGAAGAATTTGCCGGAGCACTTGTCAGACGAATCTGATGATGAGCCACTCGATTTGCTTGATCGGCAGAAAACAAGATCAGCTCTTAAAACGTCAGAGCATCTAAAAAGAAAGTCTAGGTTAGATGATGAGATGGAGGTAGATTCAGAAGGACGGCTGATTATCCGTGAGGAAGGGGAACGGAGGAAGAAAAAACGTGAGGATGATGATTTTGATTCTAGGAGTGAGCCTGATAGTCACCTGACTGCAAAATCTGGAACTAAAGGCCAGAAACGGAGAAAAACATCAGATTCTGGCTGGGCCTACACAGGGAAGGAATATGGTAGTAAAAAGGCAGGTGGAGATGTTAAGAAAAAGGACAAACTTGAACCGTATGCATATTGGCCACTTGATCGGAAAATGATGAGTCGGCGGCCACAGCAGCGGGCTGCCGCAAGAAAAGGTATGGCTAGTGTTGTAAAGATGACCAAGAAACTTGAAGGAAAAAGTGCCTCCAGTGCACTGTCCCTACAGAATATGAAGCGAAAAAGGACTCAAAACAAAGGcaacaaaggaaataaaaaggCCGCATGA
- the LOC108338276 gene encoding 3-oxoacyl-[acyl-carrier-protein] synthase II, chloroplastic, protein MASTTTSSLCTWLVAACMSVTCDADRSRTPNAMFRSSKKSRTSQFNVSSLSGSAHSGKTMAVALQPAQEVTTIKKPHTKQRRVVVTGLGVVTPLGHDPDIFYNNLLDGVSGISEIETFDCAEYPTRIAGEIKSFSTDGWVAPKLSKRMDKFMLYMLTAGKKALVDAGITEDLMDQLNKEKCGVLIGSAMGGMKVFNDAIEALRISYKKMNPFCVPFATTNMGSAMLAMDLGWMGPNYSISTACATSNFCILNAANHIIRGEADVMLCGGSDAAIIPIGLGGFVACRALSQRNTDPTKASRPWDINRDGFVMGEGAGVLLLEELEHAKKRGANIYAEFLGGSFTCDAYHVTEPRPDGAGVILCIEKALAQSGVSKEDVNYINAHATSTPAGDLKEYQALIHCFGQNPELKVNSTKSMIGHLLGAAGGVEAVATVQAIRTGWVHPNINLENPDTGVDAKVLVGSKKERLDIKAALSNSFGFGGHNSSIIFAPFK, encoded by the exons ATGGCTTCGACCACCACCTCCTCCCTCTGCACGTGGCTCGTCGCGGCTTGCATGTCAGTCACGTGCGACGCCGACCGCAGCAGAACCCCTAACGCAATGTTCCGCTCCTCCAAGAAGTCCCGCACTTCCCAATTCAACGTTTCCTCTCTTTCTGGATCCGCTCATTCTg GTAAAACAATGGCTGTAGCTTTGCAACCTGCCCAAGAGGtcacaacaataaaaaaacctCATACGAAGCAAAGGCGAGTAGTTGTGACAGGATTGGGAGTGGTTACACCACTTGGGCATGATCCAGATATCTTCTACAATAATTTGCTCGATGGTGTTAGTGGCATAAGCGAGATTGAAACATTTGATTGTGCAGAATATCCCACA AGGATTGCTGGTGAAATCAAATCTTTCTCAACTGATGGCTGGGTAGCACCAAAGCTTTCAAAGAGAATGGATAAATTCATGCTCTATATGCTGACAGCTGGTAAAAAAGCCTTGGTTGATGCTGGAATTACTGAAGACTTAATGGATCagttaaataaagaaaagtgtGGAGTTCTGATTGGCTCGGCAATGGGTGGCATGAAG GTTTTCAATGATGCCATTGAAGCTTTACGAATCTCATATAAGAAGATGAATCCTTTTTGCGTACCTTTTGCAACAACAAATATGGGTTCTGCCATGCTTGCTATGGATCTG GGATGGATGGGCCCTAATTATTCTATTTCTACTGCTTGTGCTACAAGTAACTTTTGTATATTGAATGCAGCAAACCATATCATTAGGGGTGAAGCT GATGTGATGCTCTGTGGTGGCTCAGATGCTGCTATTATACCAATTG GTTTGGGAGGCTTTGTGGCCTGCAGGGCACTCTCACAGAGGAATACCGATCCTACCAAAGCTTCACGCCCTTGGGACATT AACCGTGATGGATTTGTCATGGGAGAAGGGGCGGGAGTTTTGCTCTTAGAAGAACTGGAGCATGCTAAG AAAAGAGGTGCAAACATATATGCTGAATTCCTTGGTGGAAGTTTCACCTGTGATGCATATCATGTGACTGAGCCTCGTCCTGATG GGGCCGGTGTTATACTTTGCATTGAAAAGGCATTAGCTCAGTCTGGAGTATCAAAAGAGGATGTGAATTACATAAATGCACATGCCACGTCCACACCAGCTGGAGATCTTAAAGAGTACCAAGCTCTAATACATTGTTTTGGTCAAAACCCCGAG TTAAAAGTGAATTCTACAAAATCCATGATTGGTCATCTACTAGGGGCAGCTGGCGGTGTGGAAGCTGTAGCCACAGTACAG GCAATTAGGACAGGGTGGGTTCATCCCAATATCAACCTAGAAAACCCAGATACAGGAGTG GATGCCAAAGTGCTTGTTGGGTCAAAGAAAGAGAGACTGGATATCAAGGCAGCCTTATCAAACTCATTTGGTTTTGGGGGTCACAATTCTTCAATCATATTTGCACCCTTCAAGTGA